A genomic segment from Synchiropus splendidus isolate RoL2022-P1 chromosome 18, RoL_Sspl_1.0, whole genome shotgun sequence encodes:
- the cdk20 gene encoding cyclin-dependent kinase 20 isoform X1, translated as MHGEEVESIQSPTFGPPKRMEHYTILGRVGEGAHGIVFKAKHVETGQMVALKKVALRRLEDGIPNQALREIKALQEIEDNQHVVKLKDVFPHGTGFVLVFDFMLSDLSEVIRNSERPLTPAQVKGYMVMLLKGVAFLHHNNIMHRDLKPANLLISSSGHLKIADFGLARLFSEQTKRLYSHQVATRWYRAPELLYGARKYDEGVDLWAVGCIFGELLNSSPLFPGENDIEQLCCVLRVLGTPTQETWPEMVDLPDYNKITFKENPAIPLEEIVPDSSPQALDLLSQFLVYPSKQRCPAHQALLHSYFFCAPLPAHHSELPIPQRGDRPLRQRLQAPPTDFSVDLPLQNSVVDPALLQRHAR; from the exons atgcatg GTGAAGAAGTTGAGAGCATCCAATCCCCGACATTCGGGCCACCAAAGAGGATGGAGCACTACACCATTCTGGGTCGAGTCGGAGAAGGAGCCCATGGTATCGTGTTCAAGGCCAAGCACGTTGAG ACCGGACAGATGGTAGCGCTGAAGAAGGTGGCGCTTCGTCGGCTGGAGGATGGAATCCCCAACCAGGCTCTGCGCGAGATCAAGGCTCTGCAGGAGATTGAGGACAATCAACAT GTGGTCAAGCTGAAGGACGTCTTCCCGCACGGAACCGGCTTCGTCCTGGTGTTTGACTTCATGCTGTCGGACCTGTCGGAGGTGATCAGGAACTCTGAGCGTCCTTTGACCCCGGCCCAGGTCAAAGGTTACATGGTGATGCTGCTGAAGGGTGTGGCTTTCTTGCATCACAACAACATCATGCACAGA gatcTCAAGCCTGCAAACCTCCTCATCAGCTCCTCTGGTCATCTGAAGATTGCAGACTTTGGTTTGGCCAGGCTCTTCAGCGAGCAGACCAAGCGGTTGTACAGCCACCAGGTGGCCACCAG GTGGTACCGAGCTCCAGAATTGCTGTACGGAGCCAGAAAGTACGACGAGGGTGTTGACCTTTG gGCCGTGGGCTGTATATTCGGGGAGCTCCTGAACTCGTCTCCTTTGTTTCCTGGTGAAAATGACATCGAACAACTTTGCTGCGTCCTCAGAGTTTTGGGAACCCCCACTCAAGAGACCTGGCCG GAGATGGTGGATTTACCAGACTACAACAAGATCACGTTCAAAGAGAATCCAGCCATCCCACTGGAGGAAATAGTTCCTGACTCCTCCCCCCAGGCCCTGGACCTGCTCTCCCAGTTCCTGGTCTATCCATCCAAACAGCGTTGCCCCGCCCACCAG GCTCTGCTCCACTCCTACTTCTTCTGTGCTCCTCTGCCTGCCCACCACTCGGAGCTGCCCATTCCTCAGCGAGGGGACCGGCCCCTACGTCAGCGGCTGCAGGCCCCTCCCACCGACTTTTCAGTCGACCTGCCCCTGCAGAACAGTGTGGTGGACCCAGCTCTGCTGCAGAGACACGCCCGCTGA
- the cdk20 gene encoding cyclin-dependent kinase 20 isoform X2 produces the protein MEHYTILGRVGEGAHGIVFKAKHVETGQMVALKKVALRRLEDGIPNQALREIKALQEIEDNQHVVKLKDVFPHGTGFVLVFDFMLSDLSEVIRNSERPLTPAQVKGYMVMLLKGVAFLHHNNIMHRDLKPANLLISSSGHLKIADFGLARLFSEQTKRLYSHQVATRWYRAPELLYGARKYDEGVDLWAVGCIFGELLNSSPLFPGENDIEQLCCVLRVLGTPTQETWPEMVDLPDYNKITFKENPAIPLEEIVPDSSPQALDLLSQFLVYPSKQRCPAHQALLHSYFFCAPLPAHHSELPIPQRGDRPLRQRLQAPPTDFSVDLPLQNSVVDPALLQRHAR, from the exons ATGGAGCACTACACCATTCTGGGTCGAGTCGGAGAAGGAGCCCATGGTATCGTGTTCAAGGCCAAGCACGTTGAG ACCGGACAGATGGTAGCGCTGAAGAAGGTGGCGCTTCGTCGGCTGGAGGATGGAATCCCCAACCAGGCTCTGCGCGAGATCAAGGCTCTGCAGGAGATTGAGGACAATCAACAT GTGGTCAAGCTGAAGGACGTCTTCCCGCACGGAACCGGCTTCGTCCTGGTGTTTGACTTCATGCTGTCGGACCTGTCGGAGGTGATCAGGAACTCTGAGCGTCCTTTGACCCCGGCCCAGGTCAAAGGTTACATGGTGATGCTGCTGAAGGGTGTGGCTTTCTTGCATCACAACAACATCATGCACAGA gatcTCAAGCCTGCAAACCTCCTCATCAGCTCCTCTGGTCATCTGAAGATTGCAGACTTTGGTTTGGCCAGGCTCTTCAGCGAGCAGACCAAGCGGTTGTACAGCCACCAGGTGGCCACCAG GTGGTACCGAGCTCCAGAATTGCTGTACGGAGCCAGAAAGTACGACGAGGGTGTTGACCTTTG gGCCGTGGGCTGTATATTCGGGGAGCTCCTGAACTCGTCTCCTTTGTTTCCTGGTGAAAATGACATCGAACAACTTTGCTGCGTCCTCAGAGTTTTGGGAACCCCCACTCAAGAGACCTGGCCG GAGATGGTGGATTTACCAGACTACAACAAGATCACGTTCAAAGAGAATCCAGCCATCCCACTGGAGGAAATAGTTCCTGACTCCTCCCCCCAGGCCCTGGACCTGCTCTCCCAGTTCCTGGTCTATCCATCCAAACAGCGTTGCCCCGCCCACCAG GCTCTGCTCCACTCCTACTTCTTCTGTGCTCCTCTGCCTGCCCACCACTCGGAGCTGCCCATTCCTCAGCGAGGGGACCGGCCCCTACGTCAGCGGCTGCAGGCCCCTCCCACCGACTTTTCAGTCGACCTGCCCCTGCAGAACAGTGTGGTGGACCCAGCTCTGCTGCAGAGACACGCCCGCTGA